Proteins encoded in a region of the Triticum dicoccoides isolate Atlit2015 ecotype Zavitan chromosome 3A, WEW_v2.0, whole genome shotgun sequence genome:
- the LOC119270282 gene encoding spermatogenesis-associated protein 20-like, whose protein sequence is MDVSPLSRGRMAPPAALARVISCLLPPPLRPPPMLSTRLLRLRHRHRPSSCSSPLRFVAAAAMSSSSSSSSAAPGGGRKPNRLAAEHSPYLLQHAHNPVDWYPWGDEAFEKARKLDIPIFLSIGYSTCHWCHVMEVESFENEEVAKILNDWFVSIKVDREERPDVDKVYMTYVSALYGGGGWPLTVFLSPNLKPLMGGTYFPPDDKYGRPGFKTILRKVKEAWDTKRDALEKSGNVVIEQLRDALSAKASSQDVPNDVAVLYVDQCVEKLASSYDPKFGGFGSAPKFPRPVEDCIMLYKFRKHMEARQESEAQNIMKMVTHTLQCMARGGVHDHVGGGFHRYSVDECWHVPHFEKMLYDQGQIANVYLDTYVITGDEYYSSVARDILDYLRRDMIGEDGEIFSAEDADSAEYEGAPRKKEGSFYVWTSQEIEDTLGENAELFKNHYYVKSSGNCDLSGMSDPHNEFSGKNVLIERRPGSLMASKYGKSVDEYYGILGECRQKLFDVRSKRPRPHLDDKVIVSWNGLAISAFARASQILKSGPPGTKFYFPVVGCDPVEYLQVAEKAANFIKEKLYDASSKRLHHSYRNGPAKAPGFLDDYAFLINALLDLYEYGGKIEWLLWAVELQVIQDELFLDKQGGGYFNTPGEDPSVLLRVKEDYDGAEPSGNSMAAINMVRLSSIFDAAKSEGYKRNVEHLLAVFETRLKELGIALPLMCCAADMLTVPSRKQVVLVGNKASPEFQDMVAAAFSSYDPNRTVIQIDVSNMEEMAFWESNNANIAQMARSSPSGKPAVAHVCQEFKCSPPVTSPGALRELLNKTVAAAGSAV, encoded by the exons ATGGACGTGTCGCCGCTAAGCAGGGGACGCATGGCGCCGCCCGCCGCTCTCGCCCGGGTCATATCCTGCCTCCTCCCCCCGCCCCTCCGCCCCCCTCCCATGCTCTCCACgcgtctcctccgcctccgccaccgccaccgccccagcTCCTGCTCCTCGCCCCTCcgcttcgtcgccgccgccgccatgtcgtcgtcgtcctcctcctcctccgccgcgcccggcgGCGGCCGGAAGCCGAACCGCCTCGCCGCCGAGCACAGCCCCTACCTGCTGCAGCACGCGCACAACCCG GTTGACTGGTATCCTTGGGGAGATGAGGCTTTCGAGAAGGCTCGCAAATTGGACATCCCCATCTTTCTGTCAA TTGGCTATAGTACATGCCATTG GTGCCATGTAATGGAGGTGGAGTCTTTTGAGAATGAAGAAGTTGCTAAGATTCTAAATGATTGGTTTGTTAGCATCAAG GTGGATCGTGAAGAGCGGCCAGATGTTGACAAG GTTTATATGACATATGTGTCAGCGCTGTACGGCGGTGGTGGTTGGCCTTTGACCGTCTTTTTATCACCCAACTTAAAACCTTTGATGGGCGGTACATACTTTCCACCAGATGATAAGTATGGAAGACCTGGGTTCAAGACTATTTTAAG AAAGGTCAAGGAAGCCTGGGATACTAAACGTGATGCGCTTGAGAAGTCAGGAAATGTGGTCATTGAGCAACTTAGAGATGCATTATCTGCCAAGGCTAGCTCTCAAGATGTGCCAAATGATGTGGCTGTTCTTTATGTAGATCAAtgtgttgaaaag TTAGCAAGCAGTTATGACCCAAAGTTTGGTGGATTTGGCTCTGCTCCCAAGTTTCCAAGACCTGTTGAAGATTGCATAATGCTCTATAAATTCCGGAAACACATGGAAGCTAGGCAGGAGAGTGAAGCTCAAAACATAATGAAGATGGTAACTCATACACTGCAATGTATGGCTAGAGGTGGAGTTCATGACCATGTTGGAGGTGGTTTTCATAGATATAGTGTGGACGAGTGCTGGCATG TTCCACATTTTGAGAAGATGCTGTACGACCAGGGACAGATAGCCAATGTATACTTGGATACATATGTTATCACAGGAGATGAGTATTATTCTTCAGTTGCACGTGATATACTTGATTACTTGAGGAGAGACATGATTGGAGAAGATGGTGAAATTTTCTCAGCAGAAGATGCTGACAGTGCAGAATATGAAGGTGCTCCAAGAAAAAAAGAGGGTTCTTTCTATGTGTGGACAAGTCAAGAG ATCGAAGACACACTTGGGGAGAACGCGGAGCTGTTCAAGAACCACTACTATGTTAAATCGTCTGGCAACTGTGACCTTTCGGGGATGAGTGATCCTCACAATGAGTTCAGTGGTAAAAATGTGTTAATAGAAAGAAGACCGGGTTCATTGATGGCATCGAAGTATGGCAAGTCTGTTGATGAATATTATGGAATCCTGGGGGAATGCAGACAGAAGTTGTTTGATGTCCGATCAAAAAGGCCAAGACCACATTTGGACGACAAG GTTATTGTTTCATGGAATGGATTAGCAATATCTGCCTTTGCAAGAGCTTCACAAATTTTGAAGTCAGGACCACCTGGAACCAAATTTTATTTCCCTGTAGTAGGATGCGAT CCAGTAGAATATCTTCAAGTTGCAGAAAAGGCAGCAAACTTCATAAAGGAAAAACTCTATGATGCAAGCTCAAAAAGGCTGCATCATAGTTATCGAAATGGCCCAGCAAAAGCACCAGGATTTTTAGATGATTATGCCTTCTTAATCAATGCCTTGCTGGATCTCTATGAATATGGTGGTAAGATAGAGTGGCTTCTGTGGGCTGTCGAGCTGCAAGTCATTCAG GATGAATTGTTCTTGGACAAACAAGGGGGTGGCTATTTCAATACTCCCGGAGAAGACCCTTCTGTCCTTTTGCGTGTTAAAGAAGATTATGATGGTGCAGAGCCTTCTGGAAACTCGATGGCAGCGATCAACATGGTCAGGTTGTCCAGTATATTTGATGCTGCAAAATCTGAAGGCTACAAACGTAATGTTGAACATCTCCTG GCGGTGTTTGAGACTAGACTGAAAGAACTTGGCATAGCATTGCCGCTGATGTGCTGCGCAGCAGACATGCTCACTGTTCCGTCAAGGAAGCAGGTAGTGCTGGTGGGGAATAAAGCATCTCCAGAATTTCAAGACATGGTCGCTGCTGCATTCTCGTCATACGATCCAAACAGAACC GTGATCCAGATAGATGTCAGCAATATGGAAGAGATGGCATTCTGGGAGAGCAACAACGCAAACATCGCGCAGATGGCACGGAGCAGCCCATCGGGGAAGCCAGCGGTGGCGCATGTGTGCCAAGAGTTCAAGTGCAGTCCTCCGGTGACCTCTCCTGGCGCGCTCCGTGAGCTGCTCAACAAGACGGTGGCTGCTGCGGGTTCAGCTGTTTGA
- the LOC119270285 gene encoding cytochrome c1-2, heme protein, mitochondrial-like gives MAAGRGISQLLKKAFRQHPSGSSLLSSTRINHGEGTTGFTGLKALAILGVGASGLLSFGTIASADEAEHGLESPSYPWPHEGILSSYDHASIRRGHQVYQQVCASCHSMSLISYRDLVGVAYTEEETKAMAAEIEVVDGPNDEGEMFTRPGKLSDRLPQPYANEQAARFSNGGAYPPDLSLITKARHNGQNYVFSLLTGYRDPPAGVSIREGLHYNPYFPGGAIAMPKMLSDGAVEYEDGTPATEAQMGKDVVSFLSWAAEPEMEERKLMGVKWIFLLSLALMQAAYYRRMKWSVYKSRKLVLDVVN, from the exons ATGGCTGCTGGGAGGGGCATTAGTCAGCTTCTGAAGAAAGCATTTCGCCAGCACCCATCT GGTTCATCTCTTCTTTCTTCGACCCGGATAAATCATGGAGAAGGAACCACTGGCTTCACTGGACTGAAAGCATTGGCTATTCTTGGAGTTGGTGCTTCTGGCCTTTTAAGCTTTGGTACAATAGCCTCAGCTGATGAAGCAGAGCATGGGCTAGAATCTCCGAGCTATCCCTGGCCACATGAAGGCATTCTTAGTTCTTATGATCACGCATC AATAAGGCGTGGACATCAAGTTTATCAGCAAGTGTGTGCCTCCTGTCACTCAATGTCCCTGATCTCGTACCGAGATCTGGTGGGTGTTGCCTACACAGAGGAGGAAACAAAAGCAATGGCTGCTGAGATTGAGGTGGTTGATGGGCCAAACGATGAAGGTGAGATGTTCACGCGTCCAGGTAAGCTGAGCGACCGTCTGCCGCAACCATATGCGAATGAGCAAGCAGCTCGATTTTCAAATGGTGGAGCATACCCCCCAGACCTCAGCTTGATTACAAAG GCCAGGCACAATGGTCAGAACTACGTTTTTTCTCTTCTTACTGGTTACCGTGATCCACCTGCTGGCGTCTCG ATTCGTGAAGGCTTGCATTACAATCCCTACTTTCCTGGTGGCGCCATAGCCATGCCCAAGATGCTTAGTGATGGAGCTGTCGAGTATGAAGACGGTACTCCTGCAACGGAAGCTCAG ATGGGTAAAGATGTTGTCTCATTCTTGTCATGGGCAGCTGAGCCTGAGATGGAAGAGAGAAAGCTG ATGGGAGTCAAATGGATCTTCCTACTCTCGCTCGCGCTTATGCAAGCTGCTTATTACCGGCGCATGAAGTGGTCGGTCTACAAGTCCCGCAAGCTGGTCCTTGATGTGGTCAATTGA